In Aestuariibaculum lutulentum, one DNA window encodes the following:
- a CDS encoding DUF4350 domain-containing protein, giving the protein MKKVLPFILIIVVLIITASVVLSVRTTKTVDWEESFNEKSNKPYGVSILYKELPNLFKDKKIRTVYHQPASYLSVNSEDGNGKHIARGTFMIIGNSDYLLDDSIDELMRFVSDGNTLFISDYVYPQKIHDTLQISIDYIANEKDSISYLSFENRTLKSTKIDRNVGDNYFSRFDSINCKILGYSKIDYKHVNFIEVPFGSGSVFLHTEPKIFTNYNLLKDDRYQYVEGVLSYFPDTDIYFDSYTKIQKNYYGEVEKTSNLSWFLEQTAFRWAWYTALIFTLLFMIFNAKRRQRVIKIIKPLQNTTVAFVKTVSNLYFETQDHKNLIDKKITYFLEKVRSDYNINTDTLDDEFVSRLASKSGKKKEDIKALIKYINWLRTKNEFFEENLIKLNRHIEAFYNY; this is encoded by the coding sequence ATGAAGAAAGTCTTACCATTTATCCTCATTATTGTCGTCCTGATCATTACTGCATCGGTTGTGCTTTCGGTACGTACTACCAAAACGGTAGACTGGGAAGAATCCTTTAACGAAAAGAGCAACAAACCCTACGGAGTAAGTATTCTGTATAAGGAATTACCGAACCTGTTTAAAGATAAAAAGATTCGAACGGTGTACCATCAGCCGGCGAGTTACCTGAGTGTAAATAGTGAAGACGGCAACGGCAAACATATAGCCAGGGGGACGTTTATGATTATTGGTAATTCTGATTATTTACTGGACGATTCCATTGATGAACTGATGCGTTTTGTGAGTGATGGCAACACCCTGTTTATTTCCGATTATGTGTATCCGCAGAAAATACACGACACCCTGCAAATCAGTATCGATTATATTGCCAACGAAAAAGACAGCATATCCTATTTATCTTTTGAAAACAGAACCTTAAAGTCGACTAAGATTGACAGAAATGTGGGTGACAACTATTTCTCCCGTTTTGATTCCATAAACTGTAAAATTCTGGGCTATTCAAAAATTGACTATAAACATGTGAATTTTATTGAAGTGCCTTTTGGAAGTGGTTCCGTATTCCTTCATACCGAACCAAAGATTTTCACTAATTACAACCTGTTAAAGGATGACCGTTACCAGTATGTTGAGGGAGTCCTCTCCTATTTTCCCGATACCGATATTTACTTCGACTCGTACACCAAGATTCAAAAAAACTATTACGGTGAAGTGGAGAAAACCTCTAACCTCAGCTGGTTTTTAGAGCAAACCGCCTTCCGATGGGCCTGGTATACCGCACTCATCTTTACATTACTGTTCATGATTTTTAACGCCAAACGCCGACAACGCGTAATTAAAATCATCAAACCTTTACAAAATACCACAGTGGCCTTTGTTAAAACGGTTTCTAATTTATATTTTGAAACACAAGATCACAAAAACCTGATTGACAAAAAAATAACGTACTTTTTAGAAAAAGTAAGAAGCGATTATAATATCAATACCGATACTCTTGACGATGAATTTGTTTCCAGGTTGGCATCGAAATCGGGTAAGAAAAAAGAAGATATTAAAGCACTGATTAAATACATTAATTGGCTTAGAACAAAAAACGAGTTTTTTGAAGAAAACCTAATCAAGTTAAACAGGCATATCGAAGCCTTTTACAACTACTAA
- a CDS encoding stage II sporulation protein M, with the protein MREVSFIKQNKEKWLAFEKAIFNNDFKDADELASQYIHVINDLAYAQTYYPKSKVIVYLNQLAAKAFQKIYKTKREDSNRLVSFWKTEVPLICYQYRKFIYVAFIIFFAFTFIGAISAANDGEFVRSILGDDYVNMSIENIEAGDPVAVYKSGSNWGSFIGITINNLKVGIISFILGVFGGIGTIYILFKNCIMLGSFQYFFYEKDVFWESVRGIWIHGAMEIFAIIIEAAAGLILGASILFPNTYSRMTSFKQGAKTGVKILISTFPFTFSAGFLEGFITRYSNIMPHWLSVGIILTTLSIITYYYLIYPFKIQKQITQSLILNRP; encoded by the coding sequence ATGAGAGAAGTTTCATTCATCAAGCAAAATAAAGAAAAATGGTTAGCTTTCGAAAAAGCCATCTTTAATAATGACTTTAAAGATGCAGACGAACTGGCTTCTCAATACATTCATGTAATTAACGATCTGGCTTACGCACAAACCTATTACCCCAAAAGTAAGGTAATTGTTTATTTAAACCAGCTGGCCGCCAAAGCTTTTCAGAAAATTTATAAAACCAAACGCGAAGACAGCAATCGACTGGTGAGTTTCTGGAAAACCGAAGTCCCTTTAATCTGCTACCAGTACCGCAAGTTTATTTATGTGGCCTTCATCATCTTTTTTGCCTTTACCTTTATTGGAGCCATATCGGCTGCCAACGATGGTGAATTTGTACGTTCCATTCTGGGCGACGATTACGTAAACATGTCTATAGAAAATATTGAAGCCGGCGACCCGGTAGCTGTGTATAAAAGCGGCAGTAACTGGGGGAGTTTTATTGGTATTACCATAAACAACCTGAAAGTGGGGATTATCTCGTTTATTCTTGGGGTGTTTGGTGGTATTGGCACCATATATATCCTGTTTAAAAACTGCATCATGCTGGGCTCGTTTCAGTATTTCTTTTACGAAAAAGACGTATTCTGGGAGAGTGTTCGAGGTATCTGGATTCACGGCGCTATGGAAATTTTCGCCATTATTATTGAAGCCGCCGCCGGATTAATTCTTGGGGCAAGTATTCTATTCCCCAATACCTATAGCCGCATGACCTCGTTTAAACAAGGGGCTAAAACCGGTGTGAAGATTCTCATCAGTACCTTTCCGTTTACCTTTTCGGCAGGCTTTCTGGAAGGTTTTATTACCCGTTACAGCAACATTATGCCGCATTGGCTGTCGGTAGGCATTATTTTAACCACGCTAAGCATCATTACCTACTATTACCTGATATATCCGTTTAAAATTCAGAAACAAATTACCCAAAGCCTCATATTAAATCGCCCTTGA
- a CDS encoding RDD family protein yields MSELQINTTQNVKINFNAAGAGERVLAYAIDWAIKIGYLLILSEAFGVFDAMDQWSQIAINTVLSFPVMFYTLALESTLQGQTLGKKALKIKVVKIDGYQASLSDYVVRWFFRIVDVFIFGLGFFVMILNKKSQRLGDMAAGTAVISLKENININHTILEELKDDYVPTYPNVIKLSDNDARIIKETFTQAKAARDYQTLIRLRKKLIEVVGIKDVKQKTDMEFIDVILKDYNFYTQNM; encoded by the coding sequence ATGTCAGAGTTACAAATTAACACGACCCAAAATGTGAAAATAAATTTCAATGCCGCCGGTGCCGGAGAGCGTGTACTGGCGTATGCTATTGACTGGGCTATTAAAATTGGGTATCTGCTTATTTTGAGTGAGGCGTTTGGGGTGTTCGATGCTATGGATCAATGGTCGCAAATAGCTATTAATACGGTGTTAAGTTTTCCGGTGATGTTTTATACCCTGGCATTAGAGTCGACGTTACAGGGGCAAACCCTGGGGAAGAAAGCCTTGAAGATTAAGGTGGTGAAGATTGATGGCTATCAGGCGTCGTTGTCCGATTATGTGGTGCGCTGGTTTTTTAGAATTGTTGATGTCTTTATCTTCGGACTTGGTTTTTTTGTGATGATCCTCAATAAAAAGTCGCAGCGTCTGGGTGATATGGCGGCAGGTACGGCAGTGATTAGCCTAAAGGAAAACATAAACATTAACCACACCATTCTGGAAGAGTTGAAGGACGATTACGTGCCAACCTACCCGAACGTGATAAAACTAAGTGATAACGATGCCCGCATTATTAAAGAAACCTTTACACAGGCCAAGGCGGCACGCGATTATCAAACCTTGATTCGTCTGCGTAAAAAACTGATTGAGGTGGTAGGCATTAAAGACGTGAAGCAAAAAACCGATATGGAGTTTATTGATGTGATTTTAAAAGATTATAACTTTTATACCCAGAACATGTAA
- a CDS encoding trimeric intracellular cation channel family protein, which translates to MLYIIDILGTIAFAISGALVAFDKRMDVFGIFIIAFVTAVGGGTLRDLLIGHTPVGWMNDLTYTYVIIVSTIFAIGFRSKLNYLRTSLLLFDAIGIGLYTLIGLEKGVELHLHPILCIALGTMTACFGGVIRDILCNEIPVVFRRETIYATCCILGGVMYFALGVLPLDHNIVFLASGTIIIATRLLAVRFKIALPNIYRD; encoded by the coding sequence ATGCTGTATATAATTGACATTTTAGGAACCATTGCCTTTGCTATTTCGGGAGCCTTAGTGGCGTTCGATAAACGCATGGATGTGTTTGGTATTTTTATTATTGCCTTTGTAACGGCGGTAGGTGGTGGTACCCTACGCGATTTACTCATTGGGCATACACCGGTAGGCTGGATGAACGACCTGACCTATACCTATGTTATTATTGTCTCGACCATTTTTGCTATTGGGTTTCGCAGTAAACTCAACTATTTACGTACCTCTTTATTGTTATTTGATGCTATTGGTATCGGGTTGTACACCTTAATTGGTTTAGAAAAAGGCGTGGAGTTGCATTTGCACCCCATACTTTGTATAGCTTTAGGTACTATGACGGCCTGTTTTGGTGGGGTAATACGCGATATTTTGTGTAACGAAATCCCCGTGGTGTTTAGGCGCGAAACCATTTACGCCACCTGCTGTATATTGGGAGGGGTAATGTATTTTGCTTTAGGGGTTTTGCCGTTAGACCACAATATTGTGTTTTTAGCTTCCGGAACCATTATTATTGCCACGCGTTTACTAGCGGTGCGTTTTAAAATTGCTTTGCCTAATATTTATAGGGATTGA
- a CDS encoding peptidylprolyl isomerase, with translation MRFILFLCLSCLFLNCEDKQSKQKNKTQELKTETAADKPKLVEPKKRTYPKLTDKNAMEFFLKYGEENKENKVRITTDFGDIEILLFEETKYHRANFIFLTKQKYFNGTQFYRVINNFMVQAGSSDDIEVGRKRANIGRYLLPADTKRGFKHDRGVISMPSSEIDNPHKLASPFEFFIVQQHGGSHFLDGDFSIFGRVTKGMDVIDKIAAVETDDADWPLKNIYIRNVEIIQ, from the coding sequence ATGCGCTTTATCTTGTTTTTATGTCTTTCCTGTTTATTTCTGAATTGTGAAGATAAACAATCTAAACAAAAAAATAAGACCCAAGAGCTGAAGACTGAAACCGCAGCCGACAAACCGAAACTGGTAGAACCTAAAAAACGTACCTACCCAAAACTTACCGATAAGAATGCCATGGAGTTCTTTTTAAAGTACGGCGAAGAGAATAAGGAAAATAAAGTGCGTATTACTACCGACTTTGGCGATATCGAGATTTTATTGTTTGAAGAAACCAAATACCACCGTGCTAATTTTATCTTTTTAACCAAACAGAAGTATTTTAACGGCACCCAGTTTTACCGTGTGATTAATAACTTTATGGTTCAGGCGGGCAGTAGTGACGATATTGAAGTGGGTAGAAAACGTGCCAATATTGGACGTTATTTATTACCTGCCGATACCAAACGTGGTTTTAAACACGATCGTGGGGTGATTTCTATGCCAAGCAGTGAAATTGACAACCCGCATAAGCTGGCATCGCCTTTCGAGTTTTTTATTGTGCAGCAACATGGTGGCTCCCACTTTTTAGATGGTGATTTCTCCATTTTTGGTCGTGTTACCAAAGGTATGGATGTGATTGATAAAATTGCTGCCGTTGAAACCGATGATGCCGACTGGCCTTTGAAGAATATTTACATTCGTAATGTTGAAATTATACAGTAA
- a CDS encoding NUDIX hydrolase, translated as MNFDEFLKVASKIKNIPLPAESAQFKMVPTFRREELRMQREAIKQARQAGVMALFYPDSSHITNIILILRKTYKGVHSAQVGFPGGKLEDDDASIEAAAVRETFEEVGVPEQNIKVLRQLTEVYIPPSNFYVFPFIGVCHETPQFIKQDEEVEALIEVALSDFLDDANVIAKTLQTSYSPEVEVPAFKLNDYVVWGATAMMLSEIKDLLKTAIVV; from the coding sequence ATGAATTTTGATGAATTTTTAAAAGTTGCTTCAAAAATAAAAAATATACCACTACCAGCCGAATCTGCACAGTTTAAAATGGTACCCACGTTTCGTCGTGAAGAATTACGTATGCAACGTGAAGCCATAAAACAGGCACGGCAGGCAGGCGTTATGGCTTTGTTTTATCCTGATAGCTCACATATTACCAATATTATTTTAATCTTACGGAAGACTTACAAAGGGGTGCATTCGGCACAGGTGGGCTTTCCCGGAGGTAAGCTGGAAGACGACGATGCCTCGATAGAAGCGGCTGCTGTACGTGAAACGTTTGAAGAGGTAGGCGTACCGGAGCAAAATATAAAAGTATTACGCCAGTTAACCGAGGTGTATATTCCGCCAAGTAATTTTTATGTGTTTCCGTTTATCGGGGTGTGTCATGAAACGCCTCAGTTTATAAAGCAGGATGAAGAAGTTGAAGCGCTTATTGAAGTGGCTTTAAGCGATTTTTTAGACGATGCGAACGTGATTGCCAAAACCCTGCAAACGTCTTATAGTCCTGAAGTTGAGGTGCCTGCCTTTAAATTGAACGATTATGTGGTGTGGGGAGCTACCGCCATGATGCTGAGTGAAATAAAAGACTTATTAAAAACGGCCATAGTAGTCTAA
- a CDS encoding lysophospholipid acyltransferase family protein: MGLFKRNPFGHILIVKKWLIRVLGAMTHQRFRGFNELQIEGSEIIKNLPDKNVLFISNHQTYFADVVAMFHVFNASLSGRVDSIKNVGYLWHPKLNIYYVAAKETMKAGLLPKVLAYVGSVSIERTWRSEGKDVNRQVRMSDISNIGKALDDGWVITFPQGTTTPFKPIRKGTAHIIKRYKPVVVPIVIDGFRRSFDKKGLRIKKKNILQSMEIKAPLEIDYDNETTDDIVKKIEFAIEQHPSFLKVIPQKELEAQEELNKLREW; this comes from the coding sequence ATGGGGTTGTTTAAAAGAAATCCGTTTGGACATATACTTATTGTAAAGAAGTGGTTAATTCGCGTGTTGGGCGCCATGACGCATCAGCGCTTTCGCGGATTTAACGAACTACAAATCGAAGGTTCTGAAATCATCAAAAATCTTCCGGATAAAAACGTGTTGTTTATTTCTAATCACCAGACGTATTTTGCCGATGTGGTGGCTATGTTTCACGTGTTTAACGCGAGTTTAAGTGGCCGTGTCGATTCTATAAAAAATGTAGGCTACCTGTGGCACCCAAAACTGAACATTTATTACGTAGCAGCTAAGGAAACCATGAAAGCAGGTTTACTGCCTAAAGTATTAGCTTATGTGGGGTCGGTAAGTATTGAGCGTACATGGCGATCGGAAGGTAAAGATGTAAACCGTCAGGTGCGTATGAGTGATATTTCGAATATTGGTAAGGCACTGGACGATGGTTGGGTAATTACGTTTCCGCAGGGAACAACCACGCCGTTTAAACCGATTCGAAAAGGAACGGCTCATATTATAAAACGTTACAAACCTGTTGTGGTGCCTATTGTTATTGATGGGTTCCGCCGTTCGTTCGATAAAAAAGGATTACGCATTAAGAAGAAGAACATTCTTCAAAGCATGGAGATTAAAGCGCCGTTAGAGATTGATTACGATAACGAAACTACCGATGATATCGTAAAAAAAATAGAATTTGCTATCGAGCAACATCCATCGTTTTTAAAAGTGATTCCTCAAAAAGAATTAGAGGCACAGGAGGAATTGAATAAACTTAGAGAGTGGTAG
- the recQ gene encoding DNA helicase RecQ, translating to MQITNIQNLVLSNLKHYFGYDSFRAQQKDIVETLLNKQDCLVIMPTGGGKSICFQLPALSFPGVTLVISPLIALMKDQVDGLNANGIKASFFNSSQSAEEQEAIIEKVVAKQLKLLYVAPESLPGLQNILKETYISCVAIDEAHCISSWGHDFRPSYQQLGFLKASLSNTPFIALTATADKATRDDILKQLQIEHAQQFISSFDRKNISLEVRAADNRVSQIVKFIRKRPDQSGIIYCLSRKATEQLAEKLSNNGIKAKAYHAGLNFDQRNKVQEDFIFDRTPIVCATVAFGMGIDKSNVRWVVHYNMPKNIEGYYQEIGRAGRDGLKSHAVLFHSYADVIQLRNFASGTSNEDVQVAKIERMKQFSEATTCRRKILLSYFGELLAENCGNCDVCKNPPQFFDGTIIAQKVLSAIYRLKETEAIGMVIDVLRGSHNAAVMEKGYTQLKTFGIGKDIAWKDWQHYIIQLINQGFCEIAFHKNNALHLTEFSKKVLFEGLKVSLTKPTEVAEVKQKPAERELKVSKPKGTGLFERLRQLRYKIALEEDIPAYLVFSDATLKEIERERPMSEDDFLRISGVGQRKLEVYGDEFIAEILDFMGTKPKKPKKNDTHLVTYEMYKQGLSIEEISIKRKLKSQTIYSHIAKLYKDGKAINIYDFVTKSEVAAVKKAYKELDAPDALKPYFDYFNEQMDYFKIRLALSVIEKG from the coding sequence ATGCAAATTACAAATATTCAAAATCTGGTATTATCGAACCTGAAGCATTATTTTGGTTACGATAGTTTCCGTGCGCAGCAAAAAGACATTGTTGAAACTTTACTAAACAAGCAGGATTGTTTGGTAATTATGCCTACCGGTGGTGGAAAATCGATATGTTTCCAGTTGCCTGCTTTGTCATTTCCTGGAGTCACGTTGGTCATTTCACCATTAATAGCCCTGATGAAAGATCAGGTGGATGGCCTAAATGCCAATGGCATTAAAGCCTCGTTTTTTAATAGTAGCCAGAGTGCCGAAGAGCAGGAAGCCATTATTGAAAAGGTGGTCGCAAAGCAGTTAAAATTATTGTATGTAGCACCTGAAAGTTTACCGGGTTTGCAGAATATTTTAAAGGAAACATACATTAGTTGTGTGGCTATTGATGAGGCGCATTGTATCTCATCGTGGGGTCATGATTTTCGTCCCAGTTACCAGCAGTTAGGCTTTTTAAAAGCCAGCTTATCCAATACACCGTTTATTGCTTTAACGGCTACGGCCGATAAAGCCACGCGCGATGATATTTTAAAGCAGTTGCAGATTGAGCATGCCCAGCAGTTTATTTCGTCTTTCGACAGAAAAAACATTTCATTGGAGGTGCGTGCCGCCGATAATCGTGTGTCGCAAATTGTAAAGTTTATTAGAAAACGACCAGACCAATCGGGAATTATCTATTGTTTAAGCCGAAAAGCTACCGAGCAACTCGCAGAGAAATTATCTAATAACGGGATTAAAGCTAAGGCTTATCATGCCGGATTGAATTTCGATCAACGTAATAAGGTACAGGAAGATTTTATTTTCGATAGAACTCCCATTGTATGTGCTACGGTTGCCTTTGGGATGGGGATTGATAAATCGAACGTGCGTTGGGTAGTGCATTACAACATGCCTAAAAATATAGAGGGCTATTATCAGGAAATTGGTCGTGCCGGACGTGACGGATTAAAATCGCATGCGGTGTTATTTCATAGTTATGCCGATGTGATTCAGCTGCGGAATTTTGCTTCGGGCACGTCTAATGAAGATGTTCAGGTGGCGAAAATAGAACGCATGAAACAGTTCTCTGAAGCCACTACCTGTCGAAGAAAAATACTGTTGAGTTACTTCGGGGAATTACTGGCTGAGAATTGCGGGAACTGCGATGTTTGTAAAAACCCGCCTCAGTTTTTTGATGGAACGATTATAGCGCAAAAGGTATTGTCGGCCATCTATCGCTTAAAGGAAACCGAAGCCATAGGTATGGTGATTGATGTGTTGCGTGGGTCGCATAATGCAGCGGTGATGGAGAAAGGTTACACCCAGTTAAAAACTTTTGGTATTGGTAAAGATATAGCCTGGAAAGACTGGCAGCATTATATTATTCAGTTGATTAATCAGGGGTTTTGCGAAATCGCTTTTCATAAGAATAACGCCTTACATCTTACCGAATTTTCAAAAAAGGTGCTGTTCGAAGGTTTAAAGGTATCGTTAACCAAACCAACAGAGGTTGCTGAGGTGAAACAAAAGCCAGCGGAACGTGAGCTTAAAGTGTCGAAACCAAAAGGGACTGGATTATTTGAGCGTTTACGTCAGTTACGTTATAAGATTGCTTTAGAGGAAGATATTCCCGCGTACCTGGTGTTTAGTGATGCCACACTTAAAGAAATTGAACGCGAACGCCCAATGAGTGAAGACGACTTTTTACGAATTAGCGGGGTCGGACAGCGTAAGCTCGAAGTTTATGGTGATGAGTTTATTGCCGAGATTCTCGATTTTATGGGCACAAAACCTAAGAAACCTAAAAAGAACGATACACATTTGGTTACTTACGAGATGTATAAGCAAGGTTTGTCTATTGAAGAAATATCTATAAAACGAAAACTGAAATCACAAACTATTTACTCACATATAGCTAAGTTGTATAAAGATGGTAAAGCTATAAATATCTACGATTTTGTAACAAAAAGCGAAGTGGCTGCGGTAAAAAAAGCCTATAAAGAGCTGGACGCACCTGATGCTTTAAAACCGTATTTCGATTACTTTAACGAGCAGATGGATTACTTTAAAATTCGTTTGGCGTTGAGTGTTATTGAAAAAGGGTAG
- a CDS encoding pentapeptide repeat-containing protein — MSLNITEDEVFEKQDFTVNRLPKGDYDYCRFINCNFSESFLSEIKFMECEFIDCNLSSANITHTSFQDVEFKRCKMLGLHFEYCNTFALEIKIDDCTLDHSSFYQVGLKTSSIVNSKCIHVDFTEADLSGVNLEGCDFKGATFQKTVLEHTDFRKSINYRIHPEHNKMKGAKFALEGVSGLLEAYQIKIE, encoded by the coding sequence ATGTCACTAAATATAACAGAAGATGAAGTTTTCGAAAAACAAGACTTTACAGTAAACCGATTACCTAAAGGTGATTACGATTACTGTAGATTTATTAATTGTAATTTTTCTGAAAGCTTTCTATCTGAAATTAAATTCATGGAATGCGAGTTTATTGACTGTAATTTGAGTTCTGCTAATATTACGCATACCAGTTTTCAGGATGTGGAATTTAAACGCTGTAAAATGCTGGGGTTGCATTTTGAGTATTGTAACACCTTTGCTCTGGAGATTAAAATTGATGACTGCACGCTCGATCATTCTTCCTTTTATCAGGTCGGACTAAAAACCAGCAGCATTGTTAACAGTAAGTGTATACATGTAGATTTCACGGAAGCCGATTTAAGTGGGGTAAATCTGGAAGGCTGTGACTTTAAAGGCGCGACCTTTCAGAAGACGGTTTTAGAACATACCGATTTTAGAAAATCAATAAATTATCGAATTCATCCTGAGCATAATAAAATGAAAGGCGCTAAATTTGCTTTGGAAGGCGTTTCTGGACTCTTGGAGGCGTATCAAATAAAAATAGAATAA
- a CDS encoding helix-turn-helix domain-containing protein — MKVFDTIDDLLTELHVTKKSVSPDFFILKFDDIDYARRVETFPHYKRFFEITFYEENKNEVQVGHTTMNDLNDSIMFTSPMQSLSVIRKEKPVGIIVFFKAKFFTPKRHQYDIQHEFPFFKLNTKPSFKISKEEKQYIKQLLEVMHREFENNEPQCIEIIQSYLNILLNYIKRILKGDSGKVKLKRYEQLTNAFEELVLEETGKYKTIAEYASQLNITPIYLSESTKRANGLSAKQILTNYQMLRAKSLLVQTTKPIEEISMIMGFEEATNFIKFFKNNEGLTPSVFRKLP, encoded by the coding sequence ATGAAGGTATTCGATACTATAGACGATCTACTTACCGAACTCCATGTGACCAAAAAAAGCGTGTCGCCGGATTTCTTCATTCTAAAGTTTGACGATATAGATTATGCCCGTCGTGTCGAGACGTTTCCGCATTATAAGCGTTTTTTTGAAATTACTTTTTACGAGGAAAATAAGAATGAGGTTCAGGTGGGACATACTACTATGAACGATTTGAATGATTCTATTATGTTTACCTCACCCATGCAGTCGTTGTCGGTGATTCGTAAGGAAAAACCCGTGGGCATCATTGTGTTCTTTAAAGCTAAGTTTTTTACGCCCAAACGCCACCAGTACGATATCCAGCATGAGTTTCCGTTTTTTAAACTAAATACCAAACCGTCGTTTAAAATTAGTAAAGAAGAAAAGCAATATATCAAGCAGTTATTGGAAGTCATGCATCGCGAGTTTGAGAATAACGAACCACAATGTATTGAAATCATTCAATCGTACTTAAATATTTTGTTGAATTACATTAAGAGAATTTTAAAAGGAGATTCGGGCAAAGTGAAACTGAAACGTTATGAGCAGTTAACCAATGCTTTTGAAGAACTGGTACTTGAAGAAACCGGTAAATATAAAACGATTGCCGAATACGCCAGCCAGTTGAATATTACACCTATTTATTTGTCGGAATCTACCAAGCGCGCCAATGGACTTTCAGCAAAACAGATTTTAACTAATTATCAGATGCTGCGCGCTAAATCTTTACTGGTACAAACCACAAAACCTATTGAAGAAATATCAATGATTATGGGGTTTGAAGAAGCGACCAACTTTATTAAATTCTTTAAAAATAACGAAGGGCTAACGCCTTCGGTTTTTAGAAAACTACCTTAA
- a CDS encoding multidrug effflux MFS transporter yields the protein MKKFRVNKGNSKIIILFLAALIALSPFAIDSYLSAMPLMATFFGVDINVVELTITLYFLGFSIGNFFGGPLSDAFGRKPIALTGITLYGLSALAIPFCTAIEGVLALRILQAFGGGFATVTANLFIRDWYHGEKVAKLITITTMIMMLAPLFAPVLGSAIIHYNGWQGVFFFLCIWAVILFTLFYMLIPESRDEKLITKNFNTRQLLEKYKVFLSDRKSVIMLMAISFPVSGLYIFITSSSFIYLEYFEVNQVHFPLIFGATILLNILLSLLNTYLLKFYKPKRLLRIGLYMQLLAGFLLFLSVQFESVSFWSVFVLIVFYVGSLGLVFGNGTALILNSNPEVSGSANATLGIFRFLLGFVSGTLIALFHSKDLVPIGVAMFTCSLIGNLFFFMSKKVKSKDMVLAIDTSK from the coding sequence ATGAAAAAGTTTAGAGTTAATAAGGGTAATAGCAAAATTATCATATTGTTTTTGGCGGCATTGATAGCATTGTCGCCATTTGCAATAGATTCATATTTATCGGCCATGCCGCTTATGGCAACGTTTTTTGGGGTGGATATTAATGTGGTAGAATTAACTATTACCTTATATTTTCTAGGGTTTTCTATAGGTAATTTTTTTGGGGGTCCGCTTTCTGATGCCTTTGGTAGAAAACCAATAGCTTTAACAGGAATTACACTTTACGGACTTTCGGCATTGGCTATTCCGTTTTGTACGGCAATAGAAGGTGTATTGGCTCTGCGAATCCTTCAGGCCTTTGGCGGTGGTTTTGCTACAGTAACGGCCAATCTCTTTATACGCGACTGGTATCATGGTGAAAAAGTTGCTAAACTTATTACGATTACAACCATGATTATGATGCTGGCACCATTGTTTGCTCCAGTGTTGGGTTCCGCAATCATTCATTATAACGGATGGCAAGGGGTCTTTTTCTTTTTGTGTATCTGGGCGGTGATTCTGTTTACATTATTTTACATGCTTATTCCAGAATCCAGAGATGAAAAGCTAATTACCAAAAATTTTAATACCAGACAATTATTAGAGAAGTACAAAGTATTTCTGTCCGATAGAAAATCGGTGATTATGCTTATGGCAATAAGTTTTCCGGTGTCCGGACTGTATATTTTTATTACCAGTTCGTCGTTTATCTACTTAGAATATTTTGAGGTTAATCAGGTACATTTCCCGTTAATATTCGGCGCAACCATTTTATTAAACATCTTATTATCGTTATTAAATACCTATCTGCTTAAATTCTACAAACCAAAGCGTTTGTTGCGAATAGGTTTGTATATGCAGCTATTGGCAGGATTCTTATTATTTTTATCGGTGCAGTTTGAAAGTGTGTCGTTTTGGAGTGTGTTTGTATTGATTGTGTTTTATGTAGGTAGTTTGGGATTGGTTTTTGGTAACGGAACAGCCTTAATTTTGAATAGTAATCCTGAAGTAAGCGGTTCTGCAAATGCAACTTTAGGGATTTTCAGATTCCTATTAGGTTTTGTTTCAGGAACCCTAATTGCGTTGTTTCATTCTAAAGATTTAGTACCAATTGGTGTAGCCATGTTTACTTGTAGTTTGATTGGTAATCTGTTCTTTTTCATGTCTAAAAAAGTTAAAAGTAAAGATATGGTATTGGCTATCGATACCAGTAAATAG